Proteins from one Falco cherrug isolate bFalChe1 chromosome 7, bFalChe1.pri, whole genome shotgun sequence genomic window:
- the PSMC3 gene encoding LOW QUALITY PROTEIN: 26S proteasome regulatory subunit 6A (The sequence of the model RefSeq protein was modified relative to this genomic sequence to represent the inferred CDS: inserted 2 bases in 1 codon; deleted 1 base in 1 codon), translating to MRGGNGAVLWHVWGVHWGEEQPAPGAALLPLLPLKVPPDQRDPGLPQLPPPVGEARLRLTLPRASAGALQAVPGAPGSRGAGGGRRGRARSRLPRCSVRGLTAIKGIAAARRLPPPPGTGPRPRPAPRWRRGHHSAHLAGARDRAAAAPRAGRFGRAAXGRARGGGGRGAAGRRDGEEEGPRGRPSRLSRCLPPCARGRAARNLPPAARRAVAKMASVWDESEDGVGEEVLKMSTEEIVQRTRLLDSEIKIMKSEVLRVTHELQAMKDKIKENSEKIKVNKTLPYLVSNVIELLDVDPNDQEEDGANIDLDSQRKGKCAVIKTSTRQTYFLPVIGLVDAEKLKPGDLVGVNKDSYLILETLPTEYDSRVKAMEVDERPTEQYSDIGGLDKQIQELVEAIVLPMNHKEKFENLGIQPPKGVLMYGPPGTGKTLLARACAAQTKATFLKLAGPQLVQMFIGDGAKLVRDAFALAKEKAPSIIFIDELDAIGTKRFDSEKAGDREVQRTMLELLNQLDGFQPNTQVKVIAATNRVDILDPALLRSGRLDRKIEFPMPNEEARARIMQIHSRKMNVSPDVNYEELARCTDDFNGAQCKAVCVEAGMIALRRGATELTHEDYMEGILEVQAKKKANLQYYA from the exons ATGCGTGGAGGAAATGGAGCTGTACTGTGGCATGTGTGGGGAGTCCATTGGGGAGAAGAACAACCAGCTCCAGGCGCTGCCTTGCTCCCACTTCTTCCACTTAAA GTGCCTCCAGACCAACGGGACCCGGGGCTGCCCCAACTGCCGCCGCCTGTCGGTGAAGCCCGGCTACGTCTGACCCTCCCGCGGGCCTCGGCCGGGGCCCTTCAGGCTGTGCCTGGCGCCCCTGGcagccgcggggctgggggtgggcggcgggggcgcgctCGGTCTCGGCTGCCTCGCTGCTCTGTACGGGGACTGACGGCAATAAAGGGTATCGCCGCAGCGCGCCGCCTGCCTCCGCCGCCGGGCACggggccccgcccccgccccgcaccAAGATGGCGGCGGGGCCATCACTCAGCACATTTGGCCGGGGCACGTGACCGCGCGGCG GCTGCCCCTCGCGCCGGCAGATTCGGCAGAGCCGC GGGCCGCGctcggggcggcgggggccgaggggcggcggggcgccgaGACGGGGAAGAAgaggggccgcggggccgccccaGCCGCCTGTCCCGCTGCCTCCCGCCCTGCGCCCGGGGCCGCGCAGCGCGGAATCTGCCGCCCGCAGCCCGCCGCGCTGTCGCAAAGATGGCGTCGGTGTGGGATGAGTCGGAG GATGGCGTCGGCGAGGAGGTGCTCAAGATGTCCACGGAGGAGATCGTGCAGCGCACGCGCCTCCTCGACAGCGAGATCAAG ATCATGAAGAGTGAGGTACTGAGAGTGACCCATGAGCTTCAGGCTATGAAAGACAAGATCAAAGAGAACAGTGAGAAGATCAAAGTGAACAAAACCCTGCCATACCTTGTCTCTAACGTGATCGAG CTGCTGGACGTTGACCCCAATGaccaggaggaggatggagcaAACATTGACCTGGATTCCCAGAGAAAGGGCAAGTGTGCTGTGATCAAAACCTCTACACGTCAG ACTTATTTCCTGCCTGTTATTGGGTTGGTTGATGCTGAGAAGTTGAAGCCTGGAGACCTAGTG GGGGTGAACAAAGACTCTTACTTGATCCTGGAGACGCTACCTACTGAGTATGATTCACGGGTGAAAGCCATGGAGGTGGATGAGAGACCCACAGAGCAGTACAGTGACATTGGGGGGCTGGATAAACAAATCCAAGAG CTCGTGGAGGCCATTGTCCTGCCAATGAATCATAAGGAGAAATTTGAAAACTTGGGTATACAGCCGCCCAAAGGAGTCCTTATGTACGGGCCTCCAGGAACGGGGAAGACACTTTTAGCTCGAGCATGTGCTGCCCAGACCAAG GCTACGTTCCTGAAGCTTGCGGGTCCACAACTTGTGCAGATGTTCATTGGTGATGGAGCTAAGCTGGTACGTGATGCTTTTGCTCTAGCCAAGGAAAAAGCTCCTTCCATCATCTTTATTGACGAACTGGATGCCATTGGCACTAAAAG GTTTGACAGTGAGAAGGCTGGTGATCGGGAGGTGCAGAGGAccatgctggagctgctgaATCAACTTGATGGTTTCCAGCCCAACACACAAGTCAAG GTGATTGCTGCCACCAACCGGGTTGATATCTTGGACCCAGCTTTGCTCCGCTCTGGACGATTAGATCGCAAGATTGAGTTCCCAATGCCTAATGAGGAGGCCAGAGCCAGAATTATGCAGATCCATTCACGCAAGATGAATGTCAG CCCTGATGTGAACTATGAGGAACTGGCTCGCTGCACAGATGATTTCAATGGAGCCCAGTGCAAGGCTGTGTGCGTTGAAGCG GGGATGATTGCCCTCCGCCGTGGAGCTACAGAGCTCACCCACGAGGACTACATGGAAGGAATCCTGGAGgttcaagcaaagaaaaaagccaatCTGCAGTACTATGCCTGA
- the RAPSN gene encoding 43 kDa receptor-associated protein of the synapse — protein MTHFYKRSFFYLKFAVVQIDTARELEDPDYLTESYLNLARSNEKLCEFQKTISYCKTCLNMQGTTVSLQLNGQVSLSMGNAFLGLSIFQKALECFEKALRYAHNNDDKMLECRVCCSLGNFYTQIKDYEKALFFPCKAAELVNDYGKGWSLKYRAMSQYHMAVAYRKLGRLADAMDCCEESMKIALQHGDRPLQALCLLCFADIHRSRRDVQTAFPRYDSSMSIMTEIGNRLGLVQVLLGVTKCWMMQKELDKALESIEKAQELAEGLGNKVGSYSFSLGLPIAFCQAT, from the exons atgacacACTTTTATAAACGCTCTTTTTTCTACTTAAAGTTTGCAGTGGTACAGATTGACACAGCACGGGAGCTGGAAGACCCAGATTACCTTACAGAGAGCTACCTAAACCTGGCTCGCAGCAATGAGAAACTCTGTGAATTCCAGAAAACAATCTCTTACTGTAAGACATGCCTGAACATGCAGGGTACCACTGTGAGCCTGCAGCTGAATGGCCAGGTGAGCCTCAGCATGGGCAATGCCTTCTTAGGCCTCAGCATTTTCCAGAAGGCTTTGGAATGCTTTGAGAAAGCTTTACGCTACGCACACAACAATGATGACAAGATGCTGGAGTGTCGAGTCTGCTGCAGCCTCGGGAACTTCTACACCCAGATAAAG GACTACGAGAAAGCCTTATTCTTTCCATGTaaagcagctgagctggtgaATGATTATGGAAAGGGCTGGAGCTTGAAGTACCGTGCAATGAGCCAGTATCACATGGCAGTGGCCTATCGGAAGCTGGGGCGCTTGGCAGATGCTATGGACTGCTGTGAG GAGTCCATGAAGATTGCACTGCAGCATGGTGACCGGCCTCTGCAAGCGCTGTgtctgctgtgctttgcagatATCCATCGCAGTCGCAGAGATGTGCAG ACAGCCTTTCCTCGATATGATTCCTCCATGAGCATCATGACAGAGATTGGAAACCGCCTGGGCCTGGTCCAGGTGCTGCTAGGAGTGACTAAGTGCTGGATGATGCAAAAGGAGCTGGACAAG GCTCTGGAAAGTATTGAAAAggcacaggagctggcagagggacTAGGGAACAAGGTAGGATCCTACAGCTTCTCTTTGGGACTGCCCATAGCCTTCTGTCAGGCAACTTAA